A genome region from Camelina sativa cultivar DH55 chromosome 10, Cs, whole genome shotgun sequence includes the following:
- the LOC104718762 gene encoding calmodulin-binding transcription activator 5 isoform X5, giving the protein MAGVGSGKLIGSEIHGFHTLQDLDIQTMLDEAYTRWLRPNEIHALLCNHKFFTINVKPVNLPKSGTIVLFDRKMLRNFRKDGHNWKKKKDGKTIKEAHEHLKVGNEERIHVYYAHGNDNPTFVRRCYWLLDKSQEHIVLVHYRETHEAQAAPATPGNSYSSSISDLSPKLVAEDINSGVRNTCNTGFEVRSNSLGSRNHEIRLHEINTLDWDELLVPADISNQSHPTEEDMLYFTEQLQTAPRGSTKLGYHLAGYNGSVDIPSYPGLEDPVYQNNNSCGAGEFSNQHVHCGVESNLQSRDSSATVADQPGDAMLNNGFGSQDSFGRWVNNFISDSPGSVDDPSLEAVYTPGQESSTTAVFHSHSNIPEQVFNITDVSPAWAFSTEKTKILVTGFFHDSFQHFGRSNLFCICGELRVPAEFLQLGVYRCFLPPQSPGVVNLYLSVDGNKPISQLFSFEHRSVPVIEKAIPQDDQLYKWEEFEFQVRLAHLLFTSSNKISVLTSKISPDNLLEAKKLASRTSHLLNSWAYLMKSIQANEVPFDQARDHLFELTLKNRLKEWLLEKVIENCNTKEYDSKGLGVIHLCAVLGYTWSILLFSWANISLDFRDKHGWTALHWAAYYGREKMVAALLSAGARPNLVTDPTKEFLGGCTAADLAQQKGYEGLAAFLAEKCLVAQFKDMQMAGNITGNLETIKAEQASNLGNSNEDEQSLKDTLAAYRTAAEAAARIQGAFREHELKVRSSAVRFASKEEEAKNIIAAMKIQHAFRNFEVRRKIAAAARIQYRFQTWKMRREFLNMRKKAIRIQAAFRGFQVRRQYQKITWSVGVLEKAILRWRLKRKGFRGLQVSQPEEKEGGEEVEDFYKTSQKQAEERLERSVVKVQAMFRSKKAQQDYRRMKLAHEEAQLEYDGMQELDQMAMEES; this is encoded by the exons ATGGCCGGCGTTGGTTCCGGCAAGCTCATCGGATCGGAGATTCATGGATTCCATACTTTgcaag ATCTTGATATACAAACTATGTTGGATGAAGCATACACTAGGTGGCTCCGTCCAAACGAGATCCATGCTCTCCTTTGTAATCATAAATTCTTCACCATCAACGTCAAACCAGTGAATTTGCCCAAaa GTGGTACGATTGTGTTGTTCGACCGTAAGATGTTGAGGAACTTTAGAAAGGATGGTCATAactggaaaaagaagaaggatggaaaaACAATTAAGGAAGCTCATGAACATCTAAAA GTGGGTAACGAGGAAAGGATTCATGTTTACTACGCCCATGGCAATGATAACCCTACATTTGTGCGAAGGTGTTACTGGTTGTTGGATAA GTCTCAGGAGCACATAGTTCTTGTCCACTACCGCGAGACACATGAG GCTCAGGCAGCTCCAGCAACACCTGGAAACTCCTATTCAAGTTCGATCTCTGACCTATCACCAAAACTTGTGGCTGAAGATATCAATTCTGGTGTCCGTAATACTTGTAATACAG GGTTTGAAGTGCGCAGCAACAGTCTGGGTTCTAGAAATCATGAGATTAGGCTTCATGAGATCAACACGCTTGATTGGGATGAGCTTCTAGTACCAGCAGATATCAGCAACCAGTCTCATCCAACAGAAG AAGATATGTTATACTTCACAGAGCAGCTCCAAACTGCACCTAGGGGATCTACAAAGCTA GGATATCATCTTGCAGGCTACAACGGATCAGTAGATATACCATCATACCCCGGTCTCGAAGATCCTGTTTACCAAAATAATAACTCATGTGGTGCAGGAGAATTTTCTAATCAGCATGTGCACTGTGGAGTAGAGTCAAATCTACAGAGTAGGGATTCCAGTGCAACGGTTGCTGATCAACCAGGTGATGCTATGCTTAATAATGGTTTTGGAAGTCAGGATAGTTTTGGAAGGTGGGTGAACAACTTCATTAGTGACTCTCCTGGTTCCGTGGATGATCCTTCCCTTGAAGCTGTATATACACCTGGGCAGGAATCTTCTACTACTGCTGTATTTCATTCCCACTCTAACATACCGGAGCAAGTATTCAACATAACTGATGTTTCACCTGCCTGGGCCTTTTCGACAGAGAAAACAAAG ATTCTTGTAACTGGGTTCTTTCACGACAGCTTTCAACATTTTGGAAGATCAAATCTCTTCTGCATATGTGGAGAGTTACGTGTCCCCGCAGAATTTCTCCAGTTGGGGGTTTACCGTTGCTTTCTTCCCCCTCAATCTCCGGGGGTGGTGAACCTGTATCTGAGTGTCGATGGAAACAAACCAATCAGCCAATTGTTCAGCTTCGAACACCGCTCGGTTCCAGTTATTGAAAAAGCTATCCCTCAAGACGACCAGCTATACAAGTGGGAAGAATTTGAGTTCCAAGTCAGACTTGCTCATCTTCTGTTCACTTCTTCTAACAAAATCAGCGTTTTAACAAGTAAAATCTCACCTGATAATCTGCTAGAGGCTAAGAAACTCGCCAGCAGGACTTCCCATCTCTTAAACAGTTGGGCGTATTTAATGAAGTCAATCCAGGCGAATGAGGTGCCGTTTGATCAAGCGAGGGACCATCTCTTTGAGCTTACTCTGAAAAATAGGCTGAAAGAGTGGCTTTTGGAGAAGGTCATCGAGAACTGCAACACTAAGGAATATGACTCTAAAGGCCTTGGAGTGATCCACCTCTGTGCCGTCCTAGGATACACTTGGTCGATCCTTCTCTTCTCCTGGGCAAATATATCGTTGGATTTCCGTGATAAGCATGGTTGGACTGCTCTTCATTGGGCAGCATACTATGGAAG ggAGAAAATGGTGGCTGCTCTTCTGTCTGCTGGGGCAAGGCCAAACCTGGTGACAGACCCGACTAAGGAATTCCTCGGCGGCTGCACGGCGGCTGATTTGGCACAGCAGAAAGGTTATGAAGGTTTAGCAGCTTTTCTTGCTGAGAAATGTCTTGTAGCACAGTTTAAGGACATGCAAATGGCTGGAAACATCACTGGCAACCTTGAAACCATCAAGGCAGAGCAGGCGTCGAACCTAGGGAATTCCAATGAAGATGAGCAGAGCCTGAAAGACACTCTGGCGGCGTACAGAACCGCTGCAGAAGCGGCAGCGCGGATTCAGGGAGCGTTCAGGGAGCACGAGCTGAAAGTTAGGTCAAGCGCAGTTAGGTTTGCtagcaaggaagaagaagccaaaaacATAATAGCCGCGATGAAGATTCAGCACGCGTTTCGCAATTTTGAGGTTCGTAGGAAGATTGCTGCCGCTGCTCGGATTCAGTACAGGTTCCAAACATGGAAAATGAGACGGGAGTTTCTGAACATGCGGAAAAAGGCAATTAGGATCCAG GCTGCGTTTAGAGGGTTCCAAGTAAGAAGGCAGTACCAGAAAATAACATGGTCGGTGGGAGTTCTTGAGAAGGCGATTCTGAGGTGGAGACTGAAGAGAAAAGGCTTCAGAGGGCTTCAGGTTAGCCAACCTGAGGAGAAGGAAGGGGGTGAGGAGGTGGAGGATTTCTACAAGACAAGCCAGAAACAAGCAGAGGAACGGCTCGAGAGGTCAGTGGTTAAAGTCCAGGCCATGTTCCGGTCCAAGAAGGCTCAGCAAGATTACAGAAGGATGAAACTGGCTCATGAAGAAGCTCAG CTGGAGTATGATGGGATGCAAGAACTTGATCAAATGGCTATGGAGGAGAGCTGA
- the LOC104718762 gene encoding calmodulin-binding transcription activator 5 isoform X1, with amino-acid sequence MAGVGSGKLIGSEIHGFHTLQDLDIQTMLDEAYTRWLRPNEIHALLCNHKFFTINVKPVNLPKSILFSFFLFPPHSSSFLLLRFNQRCFQTLNLSNFVELWSYLAGGTIVLFDRKMLRNFRKDGHNWKKKKDGKTIKEAHEHLKVGNEERIHVYYAHGNDNPTFVRRCYWLLDKSQEHIVLVHYRETHEAQAAPATPGNSYSSSISDLSPKLVAEDINSGVRNTCNTGFEVRSNSLGSRNHEIRLHEINTLDWDELLVPADISNQSHPTEEDMLYFTEQLQTAPRGSTKLGYHLAGYNGSVDIPSYPGLEDPVYQNNNSCGAGEFSNQHVHCGVESNLQSRDSSATVADQPGDAMLNNGFGSQDSFGRWVNNFISDSPGSVDDPSLEAVYTPGQESSTTAVFHSHSNIPEQVFNITDVSPAWAFSTEKTKILVTGFFHDSFQHFGRSNLFCICGELRVPAEFLQLGVYRCFLPPQSPGVVNLYLSVDGNKPISQLFSFEHRSVPVIEKAIPQDDQLYKWEEFEFQVRLAHLLFTSSNKISVLTSKISPDNLLEAKKLASRTSHLLNSWAYLMKSIQANEVPFDQARDHLFELTLKNRLKEWLLEKVIENCNTKEYDSKGLGVIHLCAVLGYTWSILLFSWANISLDFRDKHGWTALHWAAYYGREKMVAALLSAGARPNLVTDPTKEFLGGCTAADLAQQKGYEGLAAFLAEKCLVAQFKDMQMAGNITGNLETIKAEQASNLGNSNEDEQSLKDTLAAYRTAAEAAARIQGAFREHELKVRSSAVRFASKEEEAKNIIAAMKIQHAFRNFEVRRKIAAAARIQYRFQTWKMRREFLNMRKKAIRIQAAFRGFQVRRQYQKITWSVGVLEKAILRWRLKRKGFRGLQVSQPEEKEGGEEVEDFYKTSQKQAEERLERSVVKVQAMFRSKKAQQDYRRMKLAHEEAQLEYDGMQELDQMAMEES; translated from the exons ATGGCCGGCGTTGGTTCCGGCAAGCTCATCGGATCGGAGATTCATGGATTCCATACTTTgcaag ATCTTGATATACAAACTATGTTGGATGAAGCATACACTAGGTGGCTCCGTCCAAACGAGATCCATGCTCTCCTTTGTAATCATAAATTCTTCACCATCAACGTCAAACCAGTGAATTTGCCCAAaagtattcttttttctttctttcttttccctCCTCATAGTtcaagttttcttcttctaagatTTAATCAGAGATGCTTTCAAACTCTTAATCTGTCAAATTTTGTTGAACTATGGTCATATTTGGCAGGTGGTACGATTGTGTTGTTCGACCGTAAGATGTTGAGGAACTTTAGAAAGGATGGTCATAactggaaaaagaagaaggatggaaaaACAATTAAGGAAGCTCATGAACATCTAAAA GTGGGTAACGAGGAAAGGATTCATGTTTACTACGCCCATGGCAATGATAACCCTACATTTGTGCGAAGGTGTTACTGGTTGTTGGATAA GTCTCAGGAGCACATAGTTCTTGTCCACTACCGCGAGACACATGAG GCTCAGGCAGCTCCAGCAACACCTGGAAACTCCTATTCAAGTTCGATCTCTGACCTATCACCAAAACTTGTGGCTGAAGATATCAATTCTGGTGTCCGTAATACTTGTAATACAG GGTTTGAAGTGCGCAGCAACAGTCTGGGTTCTAGAAATCATGAGATTAGGCTTCATGAGATCAACACGCTTGATTGGGATGAGCTTCTAGTACCAGCAGATATCAGCAACCAGTCTCATCCAACAGAAG AAGATATGTTATACTTCACAGAGCAGCTCCAAACTGCACCTAGGGGATCTACAAAGCTA GGATATCATCTTGCAGGCTACAACGGATCAGTAGATATACCATCATACCCCGGTCTCGAAGATCCTGTTTACCAAAATAATAACTCATGTGGTGCAGGAGAATTTTCTAATCAGCATGTGCACTGTGGAGTAGAGTCAAATCTACAGAGTAGGGATTCCAGTGCAACGGTTGCTGATCAACCAGGTGATGCTATGCTTAATAATGGTTTTGGAAGTCAGGATAGTTTTGGAAGGTGGGTGAACAACTTCATTAGTGACTCTCCTGGTTCCGTGGATGATCCTTCCCTTGAAGCTGTATATACACCTGGGCAGGAATCTTCTACTACTGCTGTATTTCATTCCCACTCTAACATACCGGAGCAAGTATTCAACATAACTGATGTTTCACCTGCCTGGGCCTTTTCGACAGAGAAAACAAAG ATTCTTGTAACTGGGTTCTTTCACGACAGCTTTCAACATTTTGGAAGATCAAATCTCTTCTGCATATGTGGAGAGTTACGTGTCCCCGCAGAATTTCTCCAGTTGGGGGTTTACCGTTGCTTTCTTCCCCCTCAATCTCCGGGGGTGGTGAACCTGTATCTGAGTGTCGATGGAAACAAACCAATCAGCCAATTGTTCAGCTTCGAACACCGCTCGGTTCCAGTTATTGAAAAAGCTATCCCTCAAGACGACCAGCTATACAAGTGGGAAGAATTTGAGTTCCAAGTCAGACTTGCTCATCTTCTGTTCACTTCTTCTAACAAAATCAGCGTTTTAACAAGTAAAATCTCACCTGATAATCTGCTAGAGGCTAAGAAACTCGCCAGCAGGACTTCCCATCTCTTAAACAGTTGGGCGTATTTAATGAAGTCAATCCAGGCGAATGAGGTGCCGTTTGATCAAGCGAGGGACCATCTCTTTGAGCTTACTCTGAAAAATAGGCTGAAAGAGTGGCTTTTGGAGAAGGTCATCGAGAACTGCAACACTAAGGAATATGACTCTAAAGGCCTTGGAGTGATCCACCTCTGTGCCGTCCTAGGATACACTTGGTCGATCCTTCTCTTCTCCTGGGCAAATATATCGTTGGATTTCCGTGATAAGCATGGTTGGACTGCTCTTCATTGGGCAGCATACTATGGAAG ggAGAAAATGGTGGCTGCTCTTCTGTCTGCTGGGGCAAGGCCAAACCTGGTGACAGACCCGACTAAGGAATTCCTCGGCGGCTGCACGGCGGCTGATTTGGCACAGCAGAAAGGTTATGAAGGTTTAGCAGCTTTTCTTGCTGAGAAATGTCTTGTAGCACAGTTTAAGGACATGCAAATGGCTGGAAACATCACTGGCAACCTTGAAACCATCAAGGCAGAGCAGGCGTCGAACCTAGGGAATTCCAATGAAGATGAGCAGAGCCTGAAAGACACTCTGGCGGCGTACAGAACCGCTGCAGAAGCGGCAGCGCGGATTCAGGGAGCGTTCAGGGAGCACGAGCTGAAAGTTAGGTCAAGCGCAGTTAGGTTTGCtagcaaggaagaagaagccaaaaacATAATAGCCGCGATGAAGATTCAGCACGCGTTTCGCAATTTTGAGGTTCGTAGGAAGATTGCTGCCGCTGCTCGGATTCAGTACAGGTTCCAAACATGGAAAATGAGACGGGAGTTTCTGAACATGCGGAAAAAGGCAATTAGGATCCAG GCTGCGTTTAGAGGGTTCCAAGTAAGAAGGCAGTACCAGAAAATAACATGGTCGGTGGGAGTTCTTGAGAAGGCGATTCTGAGGTGGAGACTGAAGAGAAAAGGCTTCAGAGGGCTTCAGGTTAGCCAACCTGAGGAGAAGGAAGGGGGTGAGGAGGTGGAGGATTTCTACAAGACAAGCCAGAAACAAGCAGAGGAACGGCTCGAGAGGTCAGTGGTTAAAGTCCAGGCCATGTTCCGGTCCAAGAAGGCTCAGCAAGATTACAGAAGGATGAAACTGGCTCATGAAGAAGCTCAG CTGGAGTATGATGGGATGCAAGAACTTGATCAAATGGCTATGGAGGAGAGCTGA